One window of Solwaraspora sp. WMMA2056 genomic DNA carries:
- a CDS encoding ABC transporter permease translates to MVDLRAAGGPGDSADDAAPVVATATARGGRFATVLIAVGATILAVVALAALAAPLLSSWGPEEIDPAGTLLPPGGSHLLGTDINGMDVWSRVLHAGRLDLGIAVAAVALAVVVGTTLGLVAGYFGGWIDDVLMRLLDIFQAFPTFILALAVAALLGGGTVNLILTIALVNAPGYARLVRAEVRSVRELPFIDAAVTSGASPAGVLWRHVLPNSLTPVRVIAPLGCGWAMLTLAGLSFLGLGISVPTAEWGSMISLGSPDVVAGRWWTSVPPGLFLLVSVFGFSLLGEGLQERAEAKRR, encoded by the coding sequence ATGGTTGACCTGCGTGCGGCCGGCGGCCCAGGCGACAGCGCCGACGACGCCGCCCCGGTGGTCGCCACCGCGACGGCCCGGGGCGGCCGGTTCGCCACCGTGCTGATCGCCGTCGGCGCGACGATCCTCGCCGTGGTGGCGTTGGCCGCGCTCGCCGCACCGCTGCTGTCGTCGTGGGGCCCGGAGGAGATCGACCCCGCCGGTACGCTGCTGCCACCCGGCGGCAGCCACCTGCTCGGCACCGACATCAACGGGATGGACGTGTGGAGCCGGGTGCTGCACGCCGGCCGGCTCGACCTGGGCATCGCGGTCGCCGCCGTCGCCCTCGCCGTCGTCGTCGGCACCACCCTGGGGCTGGTCGCCGGCTACTTCGGCGGCTGGATCGACGACGTGCTGATGCGGCTGCTCGACATCTTCCAGGCGTTCCCCACCTTCATCCTGGCCCTCGCGGTGGCCGCCCTGCTCGGCGGCGGCACGGTCAACCTGATCCTCACCATCGCCCTGGTCAACGCCCCCGGCTACGCCCGACTGGTGCGCGCCGAGGTCCGCTCGGTCCGCGAACTGCCGTTCATCGACGCCGCCGTCACCTCCGGCGCGTCCCCGGCCGGGGTGCTCTGGCGGCACGTGCTGCCCAACAGCCTCACCCCGGTACGGGTGATCGCCCCGCTGGGCTGCGGCTGGGCGATGCTGACCCTGGCCGGGCTGTCCTTCCTCGGGCTGGGCATCTCGGTGCCGACCGCCGAGTGGGGGTCGATGATCAGCCTCGGCTCACCCGACGTGGTCGCCGGCCGCTGGTGGACCTCCGTACCGCCCGGATTGTTCCTGCTGGTCAGCGTGTTCGGGTTCAGCCTGCTCGGCGAAGGCCTACAGGAACGCGCCGAAGCGAAACGGCGGTGA
- a CDS encoding ABC transporter permease, translating into MRIARFVARRLLQLVPVLLGVIVATFVLVRVLPGDPIRTILGPNATEVEAAAARARYGLDQPLWKQFLDYLGGLATGDLGTSIQSGNAVAGELALRVGPTLQLVVLAVTVAVLLAVVGGIWSARRADRAADHGIRVLALIGNSVPEFWLGLVLVLVGYSMLGWFPAPSGRVAPDTNLTPITGAELIDAALTANGPAFTSALGHLALPVATLAIVVVAPLLRSVRASALEVLHSEAYTAAAAHGLRDRLLRRGYLIRATLVRLPSLAALVFGTAIGSTVLIEYVYSWQGFGQWALRGLLYRDFPVVQAAVLLIAVCYVLVFLIADVVHAILDPRVKI; encoded by the coding sequence ATGCGCATCGCCCGCTTCGTCGCCCGGCGGCTGCTGCAGCTCGTCCCGGTGCTGCTCGGCGTGATCGTCGCGACCTTCGTCCTGGTCCGGGTCCTGCCCGGGGACCCGATCCGGACCATCCTCGGCCCCAACGCCACCGAGGTGGAGGCCGCGGCGGCGCGCGCCCGCTACGGCCTGGACCAGCCACTGTGGAAACAGTTCCTGGACTACCTGGGCGGGCTGGCCACCGGCGACCTCGGCACGTCGATCCAGAGCGGCAACGCGGTCGCCGGTGAACTGGCCCTGCGGGTCGGCCCCACCCTGCAACTGGTGGTACTGGCGGTCACCGTGGCGGTGCTCCTCGCCGTGGTCGGCGGCATCTGGTCGGCGCGCCGCGCCGACCGGGCCGCCGACCACGGCATCCGGGTGCTCGCCCTGATCGGCAACTCGGTGCCGGAGTTCTGGCTCGGCCTGGTACTGGTCCTGGTCGGCTACAGCATGCTCGGCTGGTTCCCGGCCCCCAGCGGCCGGGTCGCCCCGGACACCAACCTCACCCCGATCACCGGCGCCGAACTGATCGACGCCGCGCTGACCGCCAACGGCCCGGCGTTCACCTCCGCGCTCGGGCACCTGGCGTTGCCGGTGGCCACCCTGGCGATCGTCGTCGTGGCGCCGCTGCTGCGCAGCGTCCGCGCCTCCGCCCTGGAGGTGCTGCACTCCGAGGCGTACACCGCCGCCGCCGCGCACGGGCTGCGCGACCGGCTGCTGCGCCGCGGCTACCTGATCCGGGCCACCCTGGTACGGCTGCCGTCACTGGCCGCGCTGGTCTTCGGCACCGCGATCGGCTCCACCGTGCTGATCGAGTACGTCTACTCGTGGCAGGGCTTCGGCCAGTGGGCGCTGCGCGGTCTGCTCTACCGCGACTTCCCGGTGGTGCAGGCCGCCGTACTGCTCATCGCCGTCTGCTACGTCCTCGTCTTCCTGATCGCCGACGTCGTGCACGCGATCCTCGACCCGAGAGTGAAGATCTGA
- a CDS encoding ABC transporter substrate-binding protein, with protein sequence MAGTSPRGESASPALSRRSVLQLGGIGTLLFATGACASGSRTDSSGNASPGTGTDTLRIAVSSYLSSWDQDFVGFDPVALMLYKNVFPYMIDYGVTEADGSRILDTENIVATFAESFEPNADQTVWTLKLRQGVTFASGNEMTAADVKWSKDRAFAAQANVAGIYRTIGLTEPDQVRVVDDYTVEFTQAFPSALTRQIQAISLYVFDSEEAKKHATDADPWATEWFANNAPTGGYFNVERAVQGQEIVLTANENYPGPDPAQAGTIRISVVPAAANQRLQLQAGDIDVALGISQRDIADLKSADGIKVISAASNEQVAIQMSVTTAPFDNVDVRKALAHAVPYDQIINNVYGGDARPTKSLVPLDMPGYDERGYPYGYDPDAARAALAAAGVDQITSELVYATDNDTQQQIAVLVQSEARKVGIELELTPLDPATLAERRQQKNIPLQITSGQLWVNDVEYMLATSFVDGANLNYSNYVNPELEEIYERSHTIVDANERNALWLRVQEILAADVPWVILCQPNFNLPVREQVAGWVQPMDGLARLRYLSASA encoded by the coding sequence ATGGCTGGTACCTCTCCGCGTGGCGAATCCGCCTCGCCCGCCCTCTCCCGCCGGTCGGTGCTCCAGCTCGGCGGCATCGGCACATTGCTGTTCGCCACCGGTGCCTGCGCCTCCGGGTCGCGTACCGACAGCTCCGGCAACGCCTCGCCGGGCACCGGCACCGACACCCTGCGCATCGCGGTCTCCAGCTACCTCAGCAGCTGGGACCAGGACTTCGTGGGCTTCGACCCGGTCGCCCTGATGCTGTACAAGAACGTCTTCCCGTACATGATCGACTACGGGGTGACCGAGGCCGACGGATCCCGGATCCTCGACACCGAGAACATCGTGGCGACCTTCGCGGAGTCGTTCGAGCCCAACGCCGACCAGACGGTCTGGACCCTCAAGCTGCGCCAGGGCGTCACCTTCGCCAGCGGCAACGAGATGACCGCCGCCGACGTCAAGTGGTCCAAGGACCGCGCCTTCGCCGCCCAGGCCAACGTCGCCGGCATCTACCGCACGATCGGGCTGACCGAGCCGGACCAGGTCCGGGTGGTCGACGACTACACGGTCGAGTTCACCCAGGCCTTCCCCAGCGCGCTGACCCGACAGATCCAGGCCATCTCGCTGTACGTGTTCGACTCCGAGGAAGCGAAGAAGCACGCCACCGACGCCGACCCGTGGGCCACCGAGTGGTTCGCCAACAACGCCCCGACCGGCGGCTACTTCAACGTCGAACGGGCCGTGCAGGGCCAGGAGATCGTGCTCACCGCCAACGAGAACTACCCCGGGCCGGACCCGGCGCAGGCCGGGACCATCCGGATCTCGGTGGTGCCGGCCGCCGCCAACCAGCGACTGCAGCTGCAGGCCGGTGACATCGACGTGGCGCTGGGCATCAGCCAGCGCGACATCGCCGACCTCAAGTCCGCCGACGGCATCAAGGTCATCTCGGCGGCCAGCAACGAGCAGGTCGCCATCCAGATGTCGGTGACCACCGCGCCGTTCGACAACGTCGACGTGCGCAAGGCCCTGGCCCACGCGGTGCCGTACGACCAGATCATCAACAACGTGTACGGCGGCGACGCCCGCCCGACGAAGAGCCTCGTGCCGCTGGACATGCCCGGCTACGACGAGCGCGGGTACCCGTACGGCTACGACCCGGACGCCGCCCGCGCCGCGCTCGCCGCCGCCGGGGTCGACCAGATCACCTCCGAGCTGGTCTACGCCACCGACAACGACACCCAGCAGCAGATCGCGGTGCTGGTCCAGAGCGAGGCCCGCAAGGTCGGCATCGAACTGGAACTGACCCCGCTGGACCCGGCCACCCTGGCCGAGCGTCGGCAGCAGAAGAACATCCCGCTGCAGATCACCTCCGGTCAGCTGTGGGTCAACGACGTCGAGTACATGCTGGCCACCAGCTTCGTCGACGGCGCCAACCTCAACTACTCCAACTACGTCAACCCGGAGCTGGAGGAGATCTACGAGCGGTCGCACACCATCGTGGACGCCAACGAGCGCAACGCACTGTGGCTGCGGGTCCAGGAGATCCTCGCCGCCGACGTGCCGTGGGTCATCCTCTGCCAGCCCAACTTCAACCTGCCGGTCCGCGAACAGGTCGCCGGCTGGGTCCAGCCCATGGACGGGCTGGCCCGGCTGCGCTACCTGAGCGCCTCGGCCTGA
- a CDS encoding sulfatase-like hydrolase/transferase, whose translation MTEPEPDDRTSVTDPPAPPLGDSAKLADDPTEPAGDPARSTGASVQRTGDSSRRPAWHSLLELTALSGLAVTQPLLDVIGRSPDFFFFHGAGVPAVLTLVTIVALGPPLVLWGVERLAGLAGAAAGRWTHLLLLGGLGTLLAVQVGKSLTGLRGPLLLAAATAVAVAVVVAYARFTVTAQVLRVAAVGPLVFVLLFALASPSSAVLLGGEASSTAGRSIGPHPPVVIILLDEFPLISLLDERGELDADRVPHFAEFAADATWYRNATAVSGKTVSAVPAMLTGRYPTGEVTPHYSQHPENLFTLLGPQYQIEAWENVTQLCPPEHCRGRPGQARGSLPVMLRETATLYGQLVSPTDSLVDPADSFREPTVADDIRANDKAPETGPEFRMSRLSENQPARFTEFLTSLRPQEDPTLHFLHLLMPHSPWTYLPSGTRYHGPAGLPWDGTWWARLTHQRHIEQVGYTDVLIGEAMRTLRESGLYDDALIVVTADHGGSFTEGVAGREMDAEFRAAPELAWVPLFVKEPGQRAGRVDDRNWEHVDLLPTVADHAGIEVPWRTDGISALREQRETTDKRFDQQPGQPMTMDGPTLFATVRAGSSARPVWPPLPAAELIGTSVDDLTVTGTGPPATVANLPAYGDVDPDSGLLPALAHGTLPDSVPVGAPIAIALNGRVGTVVQAARDRAGQMRFVGLIPDEELFVPGRNELELFLITTDGAGTAPTTALRMPTAAD comes from the coding sequence GTGACCGAGCCGGAGCCTGACGACCGTACCAGCGTGACCGATCCGCCGGCCCCGCCGCTAGGTGACTCAGCGAAGCTGGCGGATGACCCGACGGAGCCGGCCGGTGACCCGGCACGCTCGACCGGTGCTTCCGTCCAGCGGACTGGTGATTCCAGCCGCCGACCGGCCTGGCACAGCCTGCTGGAGCTGACCGCGCTCAGCGGGTTGGCCGTCACCCAGCCACTGCTCGACGTCATCGGCCGCAGCCCGGATTTCTTCTTCTTCCACGGCGCGGGCGTCCCTGCGGTGCTCACCCTGGTGACGATCGTGGCCCTCGGCCCGCCGCTGGTGCTGTGGGGCGTCGAACGGCTGGCCGGCCTGGCCGGCGCGGCCGCCGGTCGGTGGACCCACCTGTTGCTGCTCGGCGGGCTCGGCACGCTGCTGGCGGTCCAGGTCGGCAAGTCGCTCACCGGCCTGCGTGGCCCGCTGCTGCTGGCAGCCGCCACGGCGGTGGCGGTGGCGGTGGTCGTGGCGTACGCACGGTTCACCGTGACCGCACAGGTGCTGCGGGTCGCGGCGGTCGGGCCGTTGGTGTTCGTCCTGCTGTTCGCCCTCGCGTCGCCGTCGTCGGCGGTGCTGCTCGGCGGCGAGGCGTCGAGCACGGCCGGTCGCAGCATCGGCCCGCACCCACCGGTCGTGATCATCCTTCTGGACGAGTTCCCGCTGATCTCGCTGCTCGACGAACGGGGTGAACTCGACGCCGACAGGGTGCCGCACTTCGCCGAGTTCGCGGCGGACGCCACCTGGTACCGCAACGCGACGGCGGTCAGCGGCAAGACGGTCTCCGCCGTACCGGCAATGCTGACCGGTCGGTACCCGACCGGCGAGGTCACCCCGCACTACTCGCAGCACCCGGAGAACCTGTTCACCCTCCTCGGCCCGCAGTACCAGATCGAGGCGTGGGAGAACGTCACCCAGCTGTGCCCTCCGGAACACTGCCGGGGCCGGCCGGGGCAGGCGCGGGGGAGCCTGCCGGTCATGCTGCGGGAGACCGCCACCCTGTACGGCCAACTGGTCTCACCGACCGATTCGCTGGTGGACCCGGCCGACAGCTTCCGGGAGCCGACCGTCGCCGACGACATCCGGGCCAACGACAAGGCTCCGGAGACCGGCCCGGAGTTCCGGATGAGCCGGCTGTCGGAGAACCAGCCGGCCCGGTTCACCGAGTTTCTCACCTCGTTGCGTCCGCAGGAGGATCCGACGCTGCACTTCCTGCATCTGCTGATGCCGCACTCGCCGTGGACGTACCTGCCGTCGGGAACCCGCTACCACGGCCCCGCCGGCCTGCCCTGGGACGGCACCTGGTGGGCCCGACTGACCCATCAACGGCACATCGAGCAGGTCGGCTACACCGACGTACTGATCGGTGAGGCGATGCGGACCCTGCGTGAGTCCGGGCTCTACGACGACGCGCTGATCGTGGTGACCGCCGACCACGGCGGCAGCTTCACCGAGGGCGTCGCCGGCCGCGAGATGGACGCCGAGTTCCGGGCAGCGCCCGAACTCGCCTGGGTGCCGCTGTTCGTCAAGGAACCGGGTCAGCGGGCCGGCCGCGTCGACGACCGCAACTGGGAACACGTCGACCTGCTGCCCACCGTCGCCGACCACGCCGGCATCGAGGTGCCCTGGCGCACCGACGGAATCTCGGCGCTGCGCGAGCAGCGCGAGACCACCGACAAGCGGTTCGACCAGCAGCCGGGGCAGCCGATGACGATGGACGGACCGACCCTGTTCGCCACCGTACGAGCGGGCAGCAGCGCTCGGCCCGTCTGGCCGCCGTTACCGGCCGCCGAGCTGATCGGCACCTCGGTCGACGATCTCACGGTGACCGGTACCGGGCCGCCGGCGACTGTGGCGAACCTGCCTGCGTACGGCGACGTCGACCCGGACAGCGGCCTGCTGCCGGCGTTGGCGCACGGCACCCTGCCCGACTCGGTGCCGGTCGGCGCGCCGATCGCGATCGCACTCAACGGTCGGGTCGGCACCGTGGTACAGGCCGCCCGGGACCGGGCGGGACAGATGCGGTTCGTCGGGCTGATCCCGGACGAGGAGCTGTTCGTGCCGGGCCGCAACGAACTGGAGCTGTTCCTGATCACCACCGACGGCGCCGGCACCGCCCCGACGACGGCGCTGCGGATGCCGACGGCGGCGGACTGA
- a CDS encoding terpene synthase family protein produces the protein MRTVSSSAGEALQSAAEQGRICAIATAGHRDLATRATTYPELLPHRPFDPSVFAAVAMATAFAAPWCTPEQLRSANRATIWGYAAHWRIRHTGSDDDVIVLIDRCRAVAHGAPAGQHDDLGRFLAEIVAELTPSPAFAARRGLWWAELERMLTALHREWRWRAAQRAEPAGHRPSLHEYLDNAATIGTTFVDLTHWLRLGDGPAIAHLHELITVSREVQRVLRLVADLAAPPGRDSASGGLDTLLAADRITLQEQIGHLVDRCRELLRPLEVRCPHHASYLSRQLGFSSGFHRITDLWGGL, from the coding sequence ATGCGGACGGTCTCCTCGTCGGCCGGCGAGGCCCTGCAGTCCGCCGCGGAGCAGGGCAGGATCTGCGCCATCGCGACCGCCGGTCACCGCGACCTGGCGACCCGCGCCACGACATACCCGGAGCTGCTGCCCCACCGGCCGTTCGACCCGTCGGTCTTCGCGGCGGTCGCGATGGCCACCGCGTTCGCCGCCCCGTGGTGCACCCCGGAGCAGCTGCGGTCAGCCAACCGGGCCACCATCTGGGGGTACGCGGCGCACTGGCGGATCCGGCACACCGGGTCCGACGACGACGTCATCGTCCTGATCGACCGCTGCCGGGCCGTCGCGCACGGGGCACCCGCCGGACAGCACGACGACCTCGGCCGGTTCCTCGCCGAAATCGTCGCCGAGCTCACCCCGTCACCTGCCTTCGCCGCCCGACGTGGCCTGTGGTGGGCCGAGCTGGAACGGATGTTGACCGCCCTGCACCGCGAATGGCGCTGGCGGGCCGCCCAGCGGGCCGAGCCGGCCGGTCACCGACCCAGCCTGCACGAGTACCTCGACAACGCCGCGACCATCGGCACCACCTTCGTCGACCTCACCCACTGGCTCCGGTTGGGCGACGGTCCGGCCATCGCCCACCTGCACGAGCTGATCACCGTCAGCCGCGAGGTCCAGCGGGTGCTGCGGCTGGTCGCCGACCTCGCCGCGCCACCCGGGCGGGACAGCGCGTCCGGCGGACTCGACACCCTCCTGGCGGCCGACCGGATCACCCTGCAGGAGCAGATCGGCCACCTCGTCGACCGCTGCCGGGAGCTGCTGCGTCCGCTGGAGGTCCGCTGTCCGCACCACGCCAGCTACCTGTCGCGCCAACTCGGCTTCAGCAGCGGCTTCCACCGGATCACCGACCTCTGGGGTGGACTGTGA
- a CDS encoding prenyltransferase/squalene oxidase repeat-containing protein, with protein sequence MTITDIWPGTLTRLSHPPRRRQPTPLDHDWTRPAQDLVDQLLTTAGPGDEVAAAVERARVLSTLLRVDLTILVAPELIDSLQAAVRPSGPANPTAPGPSTGQAPDPSGRQAAADVGATALISYALALLGRPTDPTTLLDHATTLRDQRADPPAPVTAQAYLLEALAAGDAGRRYGDVMAARRTVSARLCDQQLPDGSWPGRPADSPYATTACCALALQEAGLGARASAAVLRAVDWVLRTQRTDGSWGRWSGTAEETGYALQVLLATTDPPSARMAQAADRGRTHLGTPDSRWPDPRPDTVGGGPGRSGRVVRAGIVAAGHLARQVADGEG encoded by the coding sequence GTGACCATCACCGACATCTGGCCCGGCACCCTCACCCGGCTGTCACACCCCCCGCGCCGTCGGCAACCGACCCCACTCGACCACGACTGGACCCGGCCGGCCCAGGATCTCGTCGACCAGCTGCTCACGACGGCCGGACCGGGCGACGAGGTGGCCGCCGCCGTCGAGCGCGCCCGGGTGCTGAGCACCCTGCTGCGGGTGGACCTGACGATCCTGGTCGCGCCGGAGCTGATCGATTCGCTCCAGGCCGCGGTACGGCCGAGCGGGCCCGCCAATCCGACGGCACCGGGCCCGTCGACAGGACAGGCACCGGACCCGTCCGGACGGCAGGCGGCGGCAGACGTCGGCGCCACCGCGCTGATCTCGTACGCCCTTGCGCTGCTCGGCCGCCCCACGGACCCGACGACGCTGCTCGACCACGCGACGACGCTGCGCGACCAGCGCGCCGACCCGCCCGCGCCGGTGACCGCCCAGGCGTACCTGCTCGAGGCGCTCGCCGCCGGCGACGCCGGCAGGCGTTACGGCGATGTGATGGCGGCCCGACGTACCGTCAGCGCCCGCCTCTGCGACCAGCAGCTCCCCGACGGGTCCTGGCCCGGCCGGCCCGCCGACTCGCCCTACGCCACCACAGCCTGCTGTGCACTGGCGCTGCAGGAGGCCGGCCTGGGCGCCCGTGCCTCCGCCGCGGTGCTGCGCGCCGTCGACTGGGTGCTGCGTACTCAACGGACCGACGGATCCTGGGGGCGCTGGTCAGGCACCGCCGAGGAGACCGGGTACGCGCTGCAGGTGCTGCTGGCCACCACCGACCCGCCCAGTGCCCGGATGGCGCAGGCGGCCGACCGCGGCCGCACCCACCTTGGCACACCGGACAGCCGGTGGCCGGACCCCCGGCCCGACACGGTCGGCGGTGGGCCGGGCCGGTCGGGGCGCGTCGTGCGGGCCGGCATCGTCGCCGCCGGGCATCTCGCCCGACAGGTGGCCGACGGCGAGGGGTGA
- a CDS encoding Lsr2 family protein yields MAKKVITLLTDDLDGSEADRTVEFSLDGVSYTIDLSEKNAGKLRKALDAYIAAGTRVSRSTAAGRGGRGSYTAPPARSDREQNRAIREWAAKNGYAVSERGRIPANVIAAYHKG; encoded by the coding sequence GTGGCCAAGAAAGTCATTACTCTGCTGACCGACGACCTTGACGGCAGCGAGGCCGATCGGACGGTGGAGTTCTCGCTGGACGGTGTCAGTTACACCATAGATCTGTCCGAGAAGAACGCCGGCAAGCTACGCAAGGCGTTGGACGCCTACATCGCCGCCGGAACCAGGGTCAGCCGTAGCACCGCTGCGGGGCGAGGAGGGCGGGGCAGCTACACGGCACCGCCGGCCCGGTCCGACCGCGAACAGAACCGGGCGATCCGTGAATGGGCAGCCAAGAACGGCTACGCGGTCTCGGAACGGGGCCGTATCCCGGCGAACGTGATCGCCGCCTACCACAAGGGCTGA
- a CDS encoding DUF2726 domain-containing protein, producing the protein MTNDNGSRQSWLRPLPGPAEHTAALARGALFERAGRVVHPDRRLSQIAGRRPPGVTTRQWSVATRAQFDFVVCDATDHRPEFVVTFVDPATRSAEQQRDERMTDAVCEALGLELLRVESPAFAATGPGRRIVEYILDARAFQRIGGVDPEDATAGQTGYRDIVGRLPDGRTGYVNDLGAVARARAVEAFVGRQLSDPLLRGLHVRWKDGSAEGWAWLSVREGRFLFERVRICPHRLQCGIEPARFAEDLAAAAVGERLKTLELVEPELCDRAQLRQRLRDLLESRAQMSGEFAFDHVAFD; encoded by the coding sequence ATGACCAACGACAACGGCTCCCGGCAATCCTGGCTGCGCCCACTGCCCGGCCCTGCGGAACACACCGCCGCGCTCGCGCGCGGTGCGCTGTTCGAGCGTGCGGGCCGGGTCGTCCATCCCGACCGGCGGCTCAGCCAGATAGCGGGCCGTCGCCCGCCGGGTGTGACGACGCGTCAGTGGAGCGTCGCGACCCGGGCGCAGTTCGACTTCGTGGTGTGCGACGCGACCGATCACCGGCCGGAATTCGTGGTCACCTTCGTCGACCCGGCGACGCGGTCAGCCGAGCAGCAGCGGGACGAGCGGATGACGGACGCGGTCTGCGAGGCACTCGGTCTGGAACTGTTGCGCGTCGAGTCGCCGGCGTTCGCTGCTACCGGGCCCGGCCGCCGTATCGTCGAGTACATCCTGGACGCGCGAGCGTTCCAGCGCATCGGCGGGGTGGACCCGGAGGATGCCACTGCCGGGCAGACCGGTTACCGCGACATCGTGGGTCGGCTGCCCGACGGCCGGACCGGGTACGTCAACGATCTGGGCGCGGTGGCCCGGGCGCGGGCCGTGGAGGCCTTCGTCGGTCGACAATTGTCCGACCCGCTGCTGCGTGGGCTGCACGTACGGTGGAAAGACGGATCGGCGGAGGGGTGGGCATGGCTGTCGGTACGCGAAGGTCGTTTTCTGTTTGAGCGGGTGCGGATCTGTCCGCACCGGCTGCAGTGCGGGATTGAACCGGCACGATTCGCCGAGGATCTGGCGGCGGCCGCCGTCGGAGAGCGGCTGAAGACACTCGAACTCGTCGAGCCGGAGTTGTGCGACCGCGCCCAGCTGCGTCAAAGGTTGCGCGACCTGCTGGAGAGCCGCGCTCAGATGAGCGGCGAGTTCGCGTTCGATCATGTGGCGTTCGACTGA
- a CDS encoding ferredoxin: MKQPDGARLQIDWARCDGRGLCIEFLPELLTRDDWGFPVSVDGSREPVVPPALRRHADRAVANCPELALRLLPGSAAATGG; encoded by the coding sequence GTGAAGCAACCGGATGGTGCGCGGCTGCAGATCGACTGGGCCCGCTGTGACGGCCGTGGGCTGTGCATCGAGTTCCTTCCGGAGTTGCTGACCCGCGACGACTGGGGCTTCCCGGTGTCGGTCGACGGCAGCCGGGAACCGGTCGTGCCGCCAGCGCTGCGCCGGCACGCCGACCGGGCGGTGGCGAACTGCCCGGAACTGGCGTTACGGCTGCTCCCTGGGTCGGCCGCCGCGACCGGCGGCTGA